Proteins encoded by one window of Methyloterricola oryzae:
- a CDS encoding DUF6603 domain-containing protein — protein sequence MANAITTVRDWFKELAEWVQENLGDPYIVEALRDDLGLAPGESVPEAQRGQIKQFADGLDPDKEGFKETVADLKDLVDALVQMGEQLTEDPNSVSGWDVAYLLGKLLAAEMIRTREPVVYAIGKTSLFIADDPEALTEFDPAVLVRQARGEASAPGSGEKLAERVSALASVVAVALERVLDKFAGPELLDAYYGWDPAPDSATPNADLVSSRATTLVVSLPKVADTTPKLALTVLGVPAEHGGPGLFLALGGGGAFERKIEQTTLKIEAGAGSALDMFIGWDESPHGFEVGSGAAGFGRFSLRQEGAAGAPAIRIGDADKTRLDIGQIGLGIDILADRAAFRVSLEKTELVIRPGEGDGFLSAMASGEIKLGFDFGLTADTRGGIRIDGGTRGRATIPVEKSLGGVLNIHTVELALAPGGAGYDVALEMATAFGLNLGAFRASVDRIGFELQLAFRQGNLGFMEAALGFKPPNGLGLVLDAGIVKGGGYLFFDFERGEYAGALELRFAAWGIKAIGILTTKMPDGSSGWALLLLVYAELPRFHIAFGIFFDGIGGLIGLHHGADVPALQTQLPQGVFDDILFPQNPVADAPRIINRLRVIFIIRRNAFLIGPMFRLSWGTPRLGEIKLGLVLAMDNALGGDGPVSLSKILLLGQVRIGMPETTRGDVVRIIVDFLGYLDFDAKRFGFFARLRDSRLAQVLELTGSLLLLIDYGDQPSFVVAVGGFHPRFKDLPPGLPAGLDRIGMKLKIASIVEISLQCYFAVTSATIQFGAELRVKVDLEVVSIEGYIGFDSLIYYRPRFRFEVDFRAGMAIKVMGETLVGVSVEGTLAGPGRWRISGKAHFKILFFEFSPSFDEQWGEEPALPAEATSVSALLTAELSRADNWSTELPFGAETLTTIAVTPGEAKVLAHPSSQLRVSQKIAPLGLSLEKFGETAITGANRFDLESVHIGGIPASSRQATREHLARGQYLNLSEEQKLSSPSFETFDVGVAVGLNDYALPADAVTVGNLDYETKYLVPGEEEGQLFRFELLISALSMDLFRAGAAAGAAAQSGLRARDRLRPAGNRKLSVSEPAVAAVDSRNFSTVADLGADTAHNWTLAAQALAAKGVERATLVEAYELED from the coding sequence ATGGCCAACGCCATCACCACGGTACGCGATTGGTTCAAGGAACTGGCGGAATGGGTGCAGGAAAACCTGGGCGACCCCTACATCGTCGAAGCCCTGCGCGACGATCTCGGGCTGGCGCCGGGGGAGAGCGTTCCCGAGGCGCAGCGTGGCCAGATCAAGCAGTTCGCCGACGGGCTCGATCCTGACAAGGAAGGCTTCAAGGAAACCGTCGCCGACCTCAAGGACCTGGTGGACGCCCTGGTGCAGATGGGCGAACAGCTCACCGAGGACCCCAATAGCGTCTCCGGCTGGGACGTGGCCTACCTCCTGGGGAAGCTGCTGGCGGCAGAGATGATCCGCACCCGCGAACCGGTGGTCTACGCCATCGGCAAGACCAGCCTGTTCATCGCCGACGACCCTGAGGCCCTCACCGAGTTCGACCCGGCGGTGCTGGTGCGCCAGGCGCGGGGCGAGGCATCGGCGCCGGGCTCGGGCGAAAAACTGGCCGAACGGGTGTCCGCCCTGGCCTCGGTGGTGGCCGTGGCCCTGGAACGGGTGCTGGATAAGTTCGCCGGCCCCGAGCTGCTGGACGCTTATTACGGCTGGGACCCGGCCCCGGACTCGGCCACGCCCAATGCCGATCTGGTCTCCTCCCGAGCAACTACCCTGGTGGTGTCCCTGCCCAAGGTGGCCGACACCACGCCCAAGCTGGCCCTCACGGTCCTGGGCGTGCCGGCAGAGCACGGCGGGCCGGGCCTGTTCCTGGCCCTGGGCGGCGGCGGCGCCTTCGAGCGCAAGATCGAGCAGACCACCCTGAAGATCGAGGCCGGCGCCGGCAGCGCCCTGGACATGTTCATCGGCTGGGACGAAAGCCCCCATGGCTTCGAGGTAGGCAGCGGCGCCGCCGGCTTCGGCCGCTTCAGCCTGCGGCAGGAAGGCGCAGCCGGCGCGCCGGCCATCCGCATCGGCGATGCCGACAAGACCCGCCTGGATATAGGCCAGATAGGCTTGGGGATCGACATCCTCGCCGACCGGGCAGCTTTCCGCGTCTCGCTGGAAAAAACCGAGCTGGTGATCCGCCCCGGCGAAGGCGACGGATTCTTGAGCGCCATGGCCTCGGGGGAGATCAAGCTGGGCTTCGACTTCGGCCTGACGGCGGACACCCGCGGCGGCATCCGCATCGACGGCGGCACCCGTGGGCGCGCCACCATCCCGGTGGAGAAATCCCTGGGCGGCGTGCTCAATATCCACACCGTTGAGCTGGCGCTGGCGCCGGGTGGCGCCGGCTATGACGTGGCCCTGGAAATGGCCACGGCCTTCGGCCTGAACCTGGGCGCCTTCCGCGCCAGCGTGGACCGCATCGGCTTCGAGTTACAGCTTGCCTTCCGCCAGGGCAACCTGGGCTTCATGGAGGCGGCCTTGGGCTTCAAGCCACCCAACGGCTTAGGGCTGGTACTGGATGCCGGGATCGTCAAGGGGGGCGGCTACCTGTTCTTCGATTTCGAGCGCGGCGAATATGCCGGCGCCCTGGAACTGCGCTTCGCCGCCTGGGGCATCAAAGCCATCGGCATCCTCACCACCAAGATGCCGGACGGCTCCAGCGGCTGGGCACTGCTGTTGCTGGTTTATGCCGAACTGCCACGCTTCCACATCGCCTTCGGCATCTTCTTCGACGGCATCGGCGGCCTGATCGGCCTGCACCACGGCGCCGACGTGCCAGCCTTGCAGACCCAGTTGCCGCAAGGGGTGTTCGACGACATCCTGTTCCCGCAGAACCCGGTGGCGGATGCCCCGCGCATCATCAACCGGCTGCGCGTGATCTTCATCATCCGGCGCAACGCTTTCCTCATCGGCCCCATGTTCCGCCTCAGTTGGGGCACCCCGCGGCTGGGCGAGATCAAGCTGGGCCTGGTGCTGGCCATGGACAACGCCCTGGGCGGTGACGGCCCCGTGTCCCTTAGCAAGATCCTGCTGCTGGGGCAGGTCCGCATTGGCATGCCGGAAACCACGCGCGGCGACGTGGTGCGCATCATCGTGGATTTTCTCGGTTATCTGGACTTCGACGCCAAGCGCTTCGGCTTCTTCGCCCGCCTGCGCGACTCGCGCCTGGCTCAGGTGCTGGAGCTCACCGGCTCCCTGCTGCTGCTCATCGACTACGGCGACCAGCCCTCCTTCGTGGTGGCGGTGGGCGGCTTCCACCCGCGCTTCAAGGACCTGCCGCCGGGCCTGCCCGCAGGGCTCGACCGCATCGGCATGAAGCTGAAGATCGCGAGCATCGTCGAAATCTCGCTCCAATGCTATTTCGCCGTCACCTCCGCCACCATCCAGTTCGGCGCAGAGCTAAGGGTCAAAGTGGATCTCGAGGTGGTCTCCATAGAAGGCTACATCGGCTTCGACTCCCTCATCTACTACCGGCCGCGCTTCCGCTTCGAGGTGGACTTCCGCGCCGGCATGGCCATCAAGGTCATGGGAGAAACCCTGGTGGGTGTCAGTGTCGAGGGCACCCTGGCCGGCCCCGGGCGCTGGCGCATCAGCGGCAAGGCCCATTTCAAGATCCTGTTCTTCGAGTTCAGCCCCTCCTTCGACGAGCAATGGGGAGAGGAACCGGCCCTGCCCGCCGAGGCCACCAGCGTCTCGGCCCTCTTGACAGCGGAGTTGAGCCGGGCCGACAACTGGAGTACCGAGTTGCCCTTCGGCGCCGAGACCCTGACCACCATCGCTGTGACGCCGGGAGAGGCGAAGGTGCTGGCGCACCCCTCCAGCCAGTTGCGGGTCAGCCAGAAGATTGCGCCGCTGGGGCTGAGCCTGGAAAAGTTTGGCGAGACCGCCATTACCGGCGCCAACCGCTTCGATCTCGAAAGCGTGCACATCGGCGGTATCCCCGCCTCCAGCCGCCAGGCGACCCGCGAACACCTGGCCCGCGGCCAGTACCTCAACCTCAGCGAGGAACAGAAGCTGTCTTCGCCCTCCTTCGAGACCTTCGACGTGGGCGTGGCCGTGGGCCTGAACGACTACGCGCTGCCCGCGGACGCTGTGACCGTCGGCAACCTGGACTACGAGACTAAGTACCTGGTCCCCGGCGAGGAGGAGGGCCAGTTGTTCCGCTTCGAGCTGCTGATCAGCGCGCTGAGCATGGACCTGTTCCGCGCCGGTGCCGCCGCCGGCGCCGCGGCCCAATCGGGCCTGCGCGCCCGCGATCGCCTTCGCCCTGCGGGCAATCGCAAGCTCAGCGTGTCGGAACCTGCCGTGGCCGCCGTCGACAGCCGCAACTTCTCCACGGTCGCGGACCTGGGTGCGGACACGGCGCACAACTGGACCCTGGCCGCGCAGGCGCTCGCCGCGAAAGGCGTGGAGCGGGCGACCCTGGTGGAAGCCTACGAGTTGGAGGACTGA
- a CDS encoding DUF465 domain-containing protein: protein MDHFPPNVETETFRRSDTLRLLRVEHRKLDEQIERLQQDPWADQLELRRLKKQKLLLKDLIARAESALIPDLDA from the coding sequence ATGGATCACTTTCCTCCCAATGTCGAAACCGAAACATTCCGGCGATCCGACACTTTGCGCCTGCTGCGCGTGGAGCATCGCAAATTGGACGAACAAATTGAGCGCTTGCAACAGGACCCTTGGGCCGATCAATTGGAATTGCGTCGCCTCAAGAAGCAAAAGCTGCTCTTGAAGGACCTCATTGCGAGAGCCGAGAGCGCCTTGATTCCTGATCTGGACGCCTGA